From Octopus sinensis unplaced genomic scaffold, ASM634580v1 Contig11382, whole genome shotgun sequence, one genomic window encodes:
- the LOC115228927 gene encoding tigger transposable element-derived protein 6-like encodes MIGRFKSPRCFKNFNIGKYVTYIHSNKALMNREIFNKWLSDFDCELAKKKRKILLAIDQCPSHQIIVTLNSIEILFLPPRTSSLLQPMDQGIIKCFKAEFTNLKINDIIEKVEAGENCQNAINAITLKTAATLTFFAWNKVTPTTIKNCFRHAQWIKCETITINSESKNYENNYEEIIKKFQIDDPISYSEFVDYGYTENEFNQLVILFNNYI; translated from the coding sequence ATGATAGGAAGATTCAAAAGTCCAAggtgttttaaaaatttcaacattggaaaatatgttaccTACATCCATTCCAATAAGGCATTGATGAACCGTGAAATTTTTAACAAGTGGCTCAGTGATTTTGATTGTGaacttgcgaagaaaaaaagaaaaattctacttgCAATAGATCAATGTCCATCTCATCAAATTATTGTCAcgttaaattcaattgaaattctttttttgCCTCCTAGAACTTCCTCGCTCTTGCAACCAATGGATCAAGGAATTATAAAATGCTTTAAAGCCGAATTtaccaatttgaaaataaatgatataatcgAAAAGGTTGAGGCAGGGGAAAATTGTCAGAATGCAATTAATGCAATCACCCTTAAAACTGCTGCGACATTAACATTTTTCGCTTGGAATAAAGTTACTCCTACAACCATCAAAAATTGTTTCCGTCATGCACAGTGGATAAAATGTGAAACAATCACAATCAACAGTGAATCTAAGAACTACgaaaataattatgaagaaataattaagaaatttcaaATTGACGATCCAATATCTTATAGTGAATTTGTTGATTATGGATATACTGAAAATGAATTCAATCAGttagtgattttatttaataattatatttag
- the LOC115228928 gene encoding uncharacterized protein LOC115228928, translated as MITWINLMESSGAILSDSMLITKALKNDPEFKASRGWLEKCKLRNGIKLKKFHGDSGSVNHDEKYIADFNETISLIIEQYGLDNVYNSDKTDVFYKAILSKSVCTKPRPGIKLSKDRFSLLIMRKLFWFR; from the coding sequence ATGATAACATGGATTAACTTAATGGAATCTAGTGGAGCAATTCTATCAGATTCTATGTTAATTACAAAAGCTCTTAAAAATGATCCAGAATTTAAAGCAAGTCGTGGGTGGCTAGAAAAGTGTAAATTACGAAATGGTATCAAGTTGAAAAAATTTCATGGAGACAGTGGATCAGTAAATcatgatgaaaaatatattgctgattttaatgaaacaatcagTTTAATAATTGAACAATATGGATTGGATAATGTCTATAATTCAGATAAAACTGATGTTTTTTACAAGGCGATTCTTTCTAAAAGTGTGTGCACTAAACCAAGGCCTGGAATAAAGTTGTCGAAGGATCGATTTTCTTTACTAATTATGCGCAAATTGTTCTGGTTCCGATAA
- the LOC115228929 gene encoding LOW QUALITY PROTEIN: protein quaking-A-like (The sequence of the model RefSeq protein was modified relative to this genomic sequence to represent the inferred CDS: deleted 1 base in 1 codon; substituted 2 bases at 2 genomic stop codons) codes for MADETRKLSKSSKESFEEETAYLTNLLKDKRILLNYPNIFIHLERLLDEEINRTRLSLLNYNKKTVFDEPLPEQAGPIVTLTEKIFIPVKEYPEXKXMIDLNKFNFVGRILGPRGMTAKQLERDTSCRIMIRGRSSMRDKIKEEQHRGKPNWEHLNEDLHVLISVEDTQARAEVKMERAVLEIKRLLIPSLEGEDELKKLQLMELAILNGTYRDDSKSSKIYVFNHLKNP; via the exons ATGGCCGATGAAACCAGAAAGCTAAGCAAGAGTAGCAAAGAGAGTTTTGAAGAAGAAACAGCCTATTTAACAAACCTTCTAAAAGACAAGAGAATTCTTCTTAACTAtcccaatatatttatacatttagagCGTTTGCTGGATGAAG AGATCAATAGAACTCGCTTGTCCCTACTGAATTAtaacaaaaaaactgtttttgATGAACCACTTCCCGAACAAGCTGGACCTATCGTTACTTtaacagaaaaaatattcatTCCAGTTAAAGAATACCCCGAG TAAAAGTAAATGATTGATTTAAACAAGTTCAATTTCGTTGGTAGAATTCTTGGACCACGAGGTATGACAGCAAAGCAATTAGAGCGCGATACTTCATGTCGAATTATGATTCGTGGTCGTAGTTCTATGAGagataaaataaaa GAAGAGCAACATCGTGGAAAACCAAATTGGGAACATTTAAACGAAGATCTTCATGTTTTAATTTCAGTAGAAGATACGCAAGCTCGTGCTGAGGTTAAAATGGAACGGGCCGTTTTAGAAATAAAAAGACTTCTAATTCCTTCT TTGGAGGGTGAGGACGAACTTAAGAAGCTTCAACTTATGGAACTCGCAATTCTTAATGGCACATATCGCGATGACAGTAAAAGCAGtaaaatttatgtttttaatcACTTAAAGAACCCCTAA
- the LOC118761276 gene encoding segment polarity protein dishevelled homolog DVL-3-like gives MSGLSFSDVKIVHVDLRLSPYVPFGITFSGRINSIGHDQGIFIDSVLPGFIILVIFSGAADIYGRFRVGMLILEVNGTSLENISNFQALKLLEDSLKPEKYFIYFKQRYGLSLVLAEFSSPNLINSLQKDPNLKSAHCSDSGTLVSARRITQNDSLSINSDMFIIVANMLRSDIPHSLPIRDRVWLKMPISNAFLGSDLIVWLLQNVAGIRRRKEALAYAMTMLDTGFIRSAILSDKKQDFSQQRYYMIAPPIVER, from the exons ATGAGCGGACTTTCATTTTCTGATGTTAAAATTGTGCATGTGGACTTGAGATTGTCTCCTTATGTCCCATTCGGGATTACTTTTTCCGGTCGGATCAACTCAATCGGGCACGATCAGGGAATATTTATTGACTCAGTTCTTCCTGGGTTTATAATTCTGGTCATATTTAGTGGAGCGGCTGATATTTATGGCAGATTTCGTGTAGGAATGCTCATTCTTGAGGTCAACGGAACTTCTTTAGAGAATATTTCAAATTTCCAGGCTTTAAAACTTTTAGAAGACTCTCTTAAGCCtgaaaagtattttatttattttaagcaaAGATATGGCCTTTCTCTTGTTTTGGCGGAGTTTTCGTCTCCAAATTTAATAAATTCGTTGCAAAAGGATCCGAATTTAAAGTCGGCTCATTGCAGTGATTCGGGGACTTTGGTCTCTGCCA GGAGAATAACTCAGAATGATAGTTTGAGCATAAATTCAGATATGTTTATTATTGTGGCGAATATGCTCAGAAGTGATATTCCTCACTCGTTGCCTATTCGTGACAGAGTTTGGCTTAAAATGCCAATTTCTAACGCTTTTCTGGGCTCGGATTTGATTGTCTGGCTTTTGCAGAATGTTGCTGGGATCAGACGTAGAAAGGAAGCTTTGGCATATGCAATGACAATGTTGGACACTGGGTTTATCAGGAGCGCTATTTTGTCAGATAAAAAACAGGATTTTTCACAGCAGCGTTATTATATGATTGCCCCACCAATTGTCGAacgttga